A single window of Eucalyptus grandis isolate ANBG69807.140 chromosome 1, ASM1654582v1, whole genome shotgun sequence DNA harbors:
- the LOC104456955 gene encoding trans-resveratrol di-O-methyltransferase, which yields MDAANSGEMSESEIFRAYAHVWTHTFNFISSMSLKCAIELGIPDTLHRCGHPMTLPDLATALSVPASKAAFLGRLVAVLVHTGFLSCQKPAPRNNPISEDTADELGFEYSLTPASRVIVKGQPWDMSPIAMVMLNSLLVEPFHCLSEWLKSDSEVGPSSLRTPFDMKHGKGLWEYASQDENLNRCLNEGMASDGPMMARLIMDKCGRRLFEGLRTAVDVAGGIGGLARELAKAFPEMEWTVLDLVHVVASMEGTRNLKYVGGDMFEAIPPADAILLKWILHDWSDEESVKILKRCKEAITSNGKMGKVMIVEIVIGDELEEFHTTKLFYDMMLMGCLTGKERNEKEWAKLFREAGFSDYKITPLAGFRSLIEVYP from the exons ATGGACGCGGCAAATAGCGGAGAGATGAGCGAGAGCGAGATCTTCCGAGCTTACGCTCACGTATGGACCCACACTTTCAACTTCATCTCCTCCATGTCCCTCAAATGCGCCATCGAGCTCGGCATCCCCGACACCCTCCACCGCTGCGGCCACCCCATGACCCTCCCTGACCTTGCCACGGCATTGTCTGTCCCGGCCTCCAAGGCAGCCTTCCTTGGCCGCCTCGTGGCTGTCCTCGTGCACACCGGCTTCCTCTCCTGCCAGAAGCCCGCCCCTAGAAACAACCCAATATCAGAAGACACGGCTGACGAACTCGGGTTTGAGTATTCTCTCACTCCAGCTTCACGTGTCATCGTGAAGGGCCAACCGTGGGACATGTCGCCGATCGCAATGGTGATGCTCAACTCATTATTAGTGGAACCATTTCACTGCCTGAGCGAGTGGCTCAAGAGCGACAGCGAGGTTGGCCCATCGTCGTTGCGGACACCCTTCGACATGAAGCATGGGAAGGGCCTGTGGGAGTACGCGAGCCAGGACGAGAATCTCAACCGGTGCCTCAACGAGGGGATGGCGAGTGATGGGCCGATGATGGCGAGGCTTATAATGGACAAGTGTGGTAGGCGGCTGTTTGAGGGGCTGAGGACGGCGGTCGACGTGGCGGGAGGCATCGGAGGGCTGGCGAGGGAGCTGGCAAAGGCTTTTCCGGAGATGGAGTGGACAGTACTCGACCTGGTGCATGTGGTGGCCAGCATGGAAGGGACAAGGAATTTGAAGTATGTAGGTGGTGACATGTTTGAGGCTATACCTCCGGCGGACGCCATTTTGCTCAAG TGGATATTACACGACTGGAGCGACGAAGAGAGCGTGAAAATATTGAAGCGGTGTAAGGAAGCGATCACGAGCAATGGCAAGATGGGAAAAGTGATGATAGTAGAGATAGTGATAGGAGATGAACTGGAGGAATTCCATACCACGAAGCTCTTCTATGACATGATGCTAATGGGGTGTCTCACAGGCAAGGAAAGGAACGAAAAGGAATGGGCGAAGCTCTTTCGTGAAGCTGGTTTTAGTGACTATAAGATTACTCCTTTGGCGGGTTTTAGATCTCTCATTGAGGTTTATCCTTGA
- the LOC104441043 gene encoding prohibitin-1, mitochondrial produces MDFRNVKVPKVPGGGATSALLKLGVIGGIALYAATNSLYNVEGGHRAIVFNRLVGVKDKVYPEGTHIMIPWFERPVIYDVRARPHLVESTSGSRDLQMVKIGLRVLTRPLPDQLPTIYRTLGENFNERVLPSIIHETLKAVVAQYNASQLITQREAVSREIRKILTERAANFNIALDDVSITTLTFGKEFTAAIEAKQVAAQEAERAKFVVEKAEQDKKSAVIRAQGEATSAQLIGQAIANNPAFITLRRIEASREIAQTISNSNNRVFLNSNDLLLNLHDMDLESLAGGKK; encoded by the exons ATGGATTTTAGAAATGTCAAAGTTCCAAAAGTGCCAGGAGGAGGGGCTACTTCTGCTTTGCTCAAACTGGGAGTCATAGGTGGCATAGCCCTCTATGCAGCCACAAACAGTCTCTACAACGTTGAGGGAGGTCATCGAGCCATTGTATTCAATCGGCTAGTTGGTGTAAAGGACAAG GTTTATCCTGAAGGGACGCACATAATGATCCCGTGGTTTGAGAGGCCAGTTATCTACGATGTCCGTGCAAGACCTCATTTAGTGGAGAGTACTTCTGGGAGTCGTGATCTCCAAATG GTTAAAATTGGGCTTCGGGTTCTCACTCGTCCCTTGCCAGACCAGCTACCCACAATATACCGGACACTGGGTGAAAATTTCAATGAAAGGGTTCTGCCGTCAATCATCCATGAAACTCTGAAGGCTGTAGTTGCACAATATAATGCTAGCCAGCTCATTACTCAGAGAGAG GCCGTCAGTCGAGAAATACGGAAAATTTTGACAGAGAGAGCTGCTAATTTCAACATTGCCCTGGACGATGTGTCCATCACGACCTTGACTTTTGGAAAGGAGTTTACTGCTGCTATTGAGGCCAAGCAAGTAGCTGCACAAGAAGCTGAAAGAGCGAAATTTGTTGTGGAAAAGGCTGAGCAAGACAAGAAGAGTGCCGTTATCAGAGCGCAG GGTGAGGCAACGAGTGCTCAGCTAATTGGGCAAGCCATTGCCAATAATCCTGCTTTCATCACCCTGAGGAGAATTGAAGCTTCGAGAGAAATTGCGCAGACGATTTCAAACTCGAACAACAGGGTCTTCTTGAACTCCAACGATCTTTTGCTGAACCTTCACGACATGGATTTGGAAAGCTTAGCCGGTGGGAAGAAATAA
- the LOC104441066 gene encoding translation initiation factor IF-2 — protein WPRRRQQPLQGPPHPWPHARPDPTRVRPRPRAQTRRRRRRRRPSSSTAGPVASSPCPEPARAGLGPHLPPPARSNRGRPLGGAPSSPAPALEKDREVSFAVTSPKPDKFVPPHLRPGFAGREKRPGPDIQKQGGFRGGEPVPRQQGYYGSPGRYGEDGRPKSGGYDAVRTGGQADLNRASSFGSRPSSSG, from the coding sequence TGGCCTCGCCGCCGGCAGCAGCCCCTACAAGGGCCACCTCACCCATGGCCGCATGCTCGTCCTGACCCGACCCGCgtccgcccccgcccccgcgcCCAaacccgtcgccgccgccgccgccgccgcccttccTCCTCCACAGCCGGACCCGTCGCCTCCTCACCCTGTCCAGAACCGGCCCGAGCCGGACTCGGACCCCATCTCCCTCCGCCCGCTCGGTCGAACCGGGGCCGGCCCCTCGGCGGCGCCCCCTCCTCTCCGGCCCCGGCGCTGGAGAAGGACAGGGAGGTCTCGTTCGCCGTGACGTCGCCGAAGCCGGACAAGTTCGTCCCGCCGCACCTCAGGCCGGGGTTCGCGGGGAGGGAGAAGAGGCCCGGACCGGACATCCAGAAGCAGGGCGGCTTTCGGGGAGGAGAGCCGGTCCCGAGGCAGCAGGGGTATTACGGATCTCCCGGCCGGTACGGAGAGGACGGGCGGCCCAAATCGGGTGGGTACGACGCGGTGAGGACGGGCGGCCAGGCGGATCTGAACCGGGCGAGCTCGTTTGGGAGTAGGCCTAGTTCGAGCGGATG
- the LOC104441055 gene encoding fasciclin-like arabinogalactan protein 13, which produces MASSSSSSPALSLILIACIFSLTLSPPQALAQSPSAPAPSPSGPANLTGILDKNGQYTSFIRLLTTTQVAKQIENQLNTSTEGLTVFAPTDNAFNNLKAGTINDLSNEQQVQLVLNHVAPKYYSLLSFQSVSNPVRTQGNFAGLNFSSQGNQVNVSTGMVQTPINNALYQQSPLAVYQVDKVLLPPELFEAPAPASSTPAAPNSSSSSNSTTSAKAPSAENSNSGASGKSNMWLGFVVGVGMMCMGFLS; this is translated from the exons AtggcttcatcatcatcttcttctcctgctCTCTCCCTCATTCTCATTGCCTGCATcttctccctcactctctcccCACCTCAAGCCCTAGCCCAGTCGCCATCGGCCCCAGCACCGTCCCCTTCGGGCCCCGCAAACCTCACAGGGATCCTCGACAAGAACGGGCAGTACACGTCCTTCATCCGGCTGCTCACCACCACACAGGTTGCCAAACAGATCGAGAACCAGCTCAACACCTCCACCGAGGGCCTCACCGTCTTCGCCCCCACCGACAATGCCTTCAACAACCTCAAGGCCGGCACCATCAACGACCTCAGCAATGAGCAACAG GTCCAACTCGTTCTCAACCACGTCGCCCCGAAGTACTACAGCCTCCTGTCTTTCCAGAGCGTCAGCAACCCGGTAAGAACGCAGGGCAACTTTGCCGGCCTCAACTTCAGCAGCCAGGGCAACCAGGTCAATGTCTCCACCGGCATGGTCCAGACACCGATTAACAACGCGTTGTACCAGCAGTCCCCGCTGGCCGTGTACCAGGTGGACAAGGTCTTGCTTCCACCAGAGCTGTTCGAGGCTCCAGCCCCAGCATCATCCACTCCCGCTGCACCGAACAGCTCCTCCAGCAGCAACTCGACGACATCCGCAAAGGCGCCATCTGCAGAGAACAGCAATTCAGGCGCGAGCGGGAAGAGCAACATGTGGCTAGGGTTTGTTGTTGGGGTTGGGATGATGTGCATGGGATTTCTGTCGTGA